In one Pirellulales bacterium genomic region, the following are encoded:
- the nrfD gene encoding polysulfide reductase NrfD: MDEPRAAIAEDSRPPVLEPGYTYGSVTDKIASIVLTGRPPTSWYVGLVVSFALVMMLFYALSYLLVRGVGIWGINMPVAWGFAIVNFVWWIGIGHAGTLISAILLLLRQEWRTSINRFAEAMTLFAVACAGLFPLFHMGRPWFFYWLLPYPNTMDLWPQFRSPLVWDAFAVSTYALVSLLFWYVGLIPDLATLRDKSHSGIGRFIYGALAMGWRGSAAHWHRYELTYLLLAGLATPLVVSVHTIVSLDFAVAQVPGWHTTIFPPYFVAGAIFSGFAMVITLAVPLRAMYGLHDFITIRHLDNMAKVMLATGLIVGYGYAMEIFNNWYSGNQYEWFVTTNRAEGPYHVMFWGLMFCNIAAPQLLWFERLRQKPLVLFLIALVVNTGMWLERYIIVVTSLHRSFVPSEWGMYAGTAWDWATFIGTLGLFLALMFVFIRVLPMISISEMRTLVEKTESGEPNGH; encoded by the coding sequence ATGGACGAACCGCGCGCCGCCATTGCCGAAGACTCTCGCCCGCCGGTGTTGGAGCCAGGGTACACCTATGGCTCGGTGACCGACAAGATCGCGTCAATCGTGCTCACAGGGCGGCCTCCCACCAGTTGGTATGTGGGCTTGGTGGTGTCGTTCGCGCTGGTAATGATGCTGTTCTACGCGCTTTCGTACCTGTTGGTGCGCGGCGTGGGGATCTGGGGCATCAACATGCCGGTGGCCTGGGGCTTTGCGATCGTCAACTTTGTGTGGTGGATCGGCATCGGCCACGCCGGCACGCTGATCTCGGCGATTTTGCTGCTGCTGCGGCAGGAGTGGCGCACCTCGATCAATCGCTTTGCCGAGGCGATGACGTTGTTCGCGGTCGCCTGCGCGGGATTGTTTCCGTTGTTCCACATGGGGCGGCCGTGGTTCTTTTACTGGCTGTTGCCGTATCCCAACACGATGGACTTGTGGCCGCAGTTCCGCAGCCCGCTCGTGTGGGACGCGTTCGCGGTATCGACTTACGCGTTGGTGTCGCTGCTGTTTTGGTACGTGGGTTTGATTCCCGATCTGGCGACGCTGCGCGACAAGTCGCACAGCGGGATAGGGCGGTTTATCTACGGCGCGTTGGCGATGGGCTGGCGCGGCTCGGCCGCGCATTGGCATCGCTATGAGCTGACCTATCTGCTGCTGGCCGGGTTGGCGACACCGTTGGTGGTGTCGGTGCATACCATCGTGAGTCTCGATTTTGCCGTGGCGCAGGTGCCGGGCTGGCACACCACGATCTTTCCGCCGTACTTTGTGGCCGGGGCGATCTTTTCCGGCTTCGCGATGGTCATCACGCTGGCGGTGCCGCTACGCGCGATGTATGGGCTGCATGACTTTATCACCATTCGCCATCTCGACAACATGGCCAAGGTCATGTTGGCCACTGGATTGATCGTGGGCTACGGCTACGCGATGGAGATCTTCAACAACTGGTACAGCGGCAATCAGTACGAGTGGTTTGTCACCACCAATCGCGCCGAGGGGCCGTACCATGTGATGTTTTGGGGGCTGATGTTTTGCAACATCGCCGCGCCGCAGTTGCTGTGGTTCGAGCGACTTCGCCAGAAGCCGCTGGTGCTGTTCTTGATCGCGCTCGTTGTCAACACGGGCATGTGGCTCGAGCGCTACATCATCGTGGTGACCAGTCTGCACCGCTCGTTCGTGCCGTCGGAGTGGGGCATGTACGCCGGCACGGCCTGGGATTGGGCCACGTTTATCGGCACGCTGGGTTTGTTCTTGGCCCTCATGTTCGTGTTTATTCGCGTGCTGCCAATGATCTCGATCTCGGAGATGCGCACGCTGGTTGAAAAGACGGAGTCTGGAGAGCCAAACGGCCACTAG
- a CDS encoding TAT-variant-translocated molybdopterin oxidoreductase, with the protein MSKGCHDHYAPLVSRPAHLTAAGARLWRTLDELQAKAEDEARLCNEFPAWAQQLGSPVGRRRFLQLMGASLALANSAGCLRQPVEKIVPYVKPPEQVVPGKSLFFATAMPQDQGVALGLLVESQMGRPIKVEGNAEHPASLGATNAAAQAAVLGLYDPYRSQVVTRDGDVSTWDLFGGALREAIKQRGGERGRAIRVLTEPTTSPTFIAQMEEAARQYPEMRWTQFSPTGSEAAWEASRLALGAEHHVYYRFDRAKTIVSLDSDFLCSGPAGVRYARDFASLRRPGGEAMSRLYAVESTPGNTGAAADHRLSLAPSQMEAFVLALAQALELPLGDLQTVSLSETLTRWIAAAAADLKEHRGASLVVAGPEQSAAVQALALAMNQSLGNFGKTVILTAPLHSRAEANRATLAELVDDLRQDRVGVLLILGGNPVYDAPADYQFAKHLARAPFRAHLSLYEDETSAVCEWHLPAAHFLESWGDARAFDGAASVIQPLIAPLYEGRTELETISALLGRPGQKSYELLRAYWQAKHPDDFETYWQQSVHDGVLADTAFDAASASLADDFAAKLAGQLRLPEVGADRGGEFEVVFRADPTIGDGRYATNGWLQELPKPMTRLTWDNAFFIAPSTARELNLEDEDVIELALAGRKVTGPVFRLPGQPAGVVTLHLGYGRENVAIQGDQRGINAYAVRTSAAPWHASGATIKKLGGKYRLAVTQGHQRMAGRELVRAASLAEFRERPDFAKRPHEIPANDDTLMPDWRYEVYAWGMSVDLNACVGCGGCVVACQAENNIPVVGKEQVAREREMHWLRIDRYWAGEDEDDPSATYFQPVMCMHCEHAPCELVCPVEATTHSAEGLNDMVYNRCVGTRYCANNCPYKVRRFNFLEYNDWETPVFKLLRNPDVTVRSRGVMEKCTYCVQRINEGKIGAELDGRKVRDGEIKTACQAACPTGAIVFGDINDRDSLVTRLKASPLNYGLLTELNTRPRTTYLAVVKNPNPALAEDSGQEAHA; encoded by the coding sequence ATGAGCAAAGGCTGCCACGATCATTACGCGCCGCTGGTCTCACGGCCGGCTCATCTGACCGCTGCCGGCGCGCGTTTGTGGCGCACGCTCGACGAGTTGCAGGCCAAGGCCGAGGACGAAGCGCGGCTGTGCAACGAGTTTCCGGCCTGGGCGCAGCAGCTTGGCAGCCCGGTGGGGCGCCGGCGGTTTTTGCAGTTGATGGGGGCGTCGCTCGCGCTGGCGAACTCGGCCGGCTGTTTGCGCCAGCCGGTTGAAAAGATCGTGCCGTATGTCAAGCCGCCAGAGCAGGTTGTGCCGGGCAAGTCGCTCTTCTTCGCGACCGCCATGCCTCAGGACCAAGGGGTGGCGTTGGGCCTACTGGTCGAGAGCCAAATGGGGCGCCCCATCAAGGTCGAAGGCAACGCGGAGCATCCCGCCAGCCTGGGGGCGACCAATGCCGCTGCGCAGGCCGCGGTGTTGGGGCTGTACGATCCTTATCGCTCGCAGGTGGTCACGCGCGATGGTGATGTGTCGACCTGGGACTTGTTTGGCGGGGCGCTGCGCGAGGCGATCAAGCAGCGCGGCGGAGAGCGTGGTCGCGCCATTCGCGTCTTGACCGAGCCGACCACGTCGCCCACCTTCATCGCGCAGATGGAGGAGGCCGCGCGGCAATATCCCGAGATGCGCTGGACGCAGTTTTCGCCGACCGGGAGTGAGGCGGCTTGGGAAGCGAGTCGCTTGGCGCTGGGGGCGGAACATCACGTTTACTATCGCTTCGATCGCGCCAAGACGATCGTGTCGCTGGACTCCGATTTCTTGTGCAGCGGACCCGCTGGCGTGCGCTACGCGCGCGACTTTGCCAGCCTGCGGCGACCGGGTGGAGAGGCGATGTCGCGGCTCTATGCGGTGGAGTCGACGCCAGGCAACACGGGCGCCGCGGCCGATCATCGGCTTTCGCTCGCGCCTAGCCAAATGGAGGCCTTTGTCTTGGCGCTGGCCCAGGCGTTGGAGTTGCCGCTGGGCGACTTACAGACTGTGTCGCTGAGCGAAACGCTGACGCGCTGGATTGCGGCTGCCGCCGCCGATCTCAAGGAGCATCGCGGCGCCTCGCTGGTGGTCGCTGGACCCGAACAATCGGCCGCGGTTCAAGCGCTGGCGCTGGCCATGAACCAGTCGCTGGGCAATTTTGGCAAGACAGTGATTTTGACCGCGCCATTGCATTCGCGCGCCGAGGCGAATCGCGCCACGCTTGCCGAGTTGGTCGACGATCTGCGGCAAGATCGAGTTGGTGTTTTGCTGATTCTGGGTGGCAATCCGGTCTACGACGCGCCGGCCGACTATCAGTTTGCCAAGCACCTTGCGCGAGCGCCCTTTCGCGCGCATTTGAGCCTGTATGAGGATGAGACCTCGGCCGTATGCGAGTGGCACCTGCCGGCGGCGCACTTTCTGGAGTCTTGGGGAGACGCGCGGGCCTTTGACGGCGCCGCGAGCGTGATTCAGCCGCTGATCGCTCCGTTGTACGAGGGGCGCACCGAGTTGGAGACGATCTCCGCGCTGCTGGGACGTCCGGGGCAAAAGAGTTACGAGTTGCTGCGTGCGTATTGGCAGGCGAAACACCCTGATGATTTTGAGACGTACTGGCAGCAGTCGGTCCACGATGGCGTGCTGGCCGATACGGCGTTCGACGCGGCTTCCGCTTCTCTGGCGGATGATTTTGCCGCTAAGCTGGCCGGCCAGTTGCGCCTGCCCGAGGTCGGCGCCGATCGCGGTGGCGAGTTTGAAGTGGTGTTTCGCGCGGACCCGACGATCGGAGATGGTCGCTACGCCACCAATGGCTGGTTACAGGAGTTACCCAAGCCGATGACGCGGCTGACGTGGGACAACGCGTTTTTCATTGCGCCATCGACGGCTCGCGAACTGAACCTTGAAGATGAGGATGTGATCGAGCTGGCGCTTGCGGGCCGCAAGGTCACGGGACCGGTGTTTCGGTTGCCCGGCCAGCCGGCGGGAGTGGTCACGCTGCATCTGGGCTATGGCCGCGAGAACGTGGCCATCCAAGGGGATCAGCGCGGGATCAACGCGTATGCGGTGCGCACTTCGGCGGCGCCGTGGCACGCCAGCGGGGCGACGATCAAGAAGCTAGGCGGCAAGTATCGCTTGGCGGTCACGCAAGGCCATCAACGAATGGCGGGGCGCGAGCTGGTACGGGCCGCCTCGCTCGCAGAATTCCGGGAGCGGCCCGACTTTGCCAAACGGCCGCATGAGATACCAGCTAACGACGATACGCTGATGCCCGACTGGCGCTATGAGGTGTATGCCTGGGGCATGTCTGTCGATCTCAACGCCTGCGTGGGCTGCGGCGGCTGCGTGGTGGCCTGTCAGGCGGAGAACAACATTCCGGTGGTGGGCAAGGAGCAGGTGGCGCGCGAGCGTGAAATGCACTGGTTGCGCATCGACCGCTATTGGGCCGGCGAGGACGAAGACGATCCGTCGGCAACCTACTTTCAGCCGGTGATGTGCATGCACTGCGAACACGCGCCGTGCGAACTGGTTTGCCCGGTCGAGGCAACCACGCACAGCGCCGAGGGGCTGAACGACATGGTCTACAACCGCTGCGTCGGCACGCGCTATTGCGCCAACAATTGCCCCTACAAAGTGCGGCGCTTCAACTTCTTGGAATACAACGACTGGGAGACTCCCGTCTTCAAGCTGTTGCGCAATCCCGACGTCACGGTGCGCAGCCGTGGGGTGATGGAGAAGTGCACCTACTGCGTGCAGCGGATCAACGAAGGCAAGATCGGCGCTGAGTTGGACGGGCGCAAGGTTCGCGACGGCGAAATCAAGACGGCGTGTCAGGCGGCCTGTCCGACCGGAGCCATTGTGTTCGGCGACATCAACGATCGCGACAGCTTAGTGACGCGGCTCAAGGCGTCGCCGCTCAACTATGGGCTATTGACCGAGCTCAACACGCGGCCGCGCACCACGTACCTGGCCGTGGTGAAGAATCCCAACCCCGCGCTCGCGGAAGATAGCGGGCAGGAGGCGCACGCCTGA
- a CDS encoding SCO family protein has product MNPSGTTIRLALALVCGLAGVARAAVPNTATSEKFREVRIEQRLGHALPLDTVFTDETGRHVRMSDYFGQRPVLLMFAYYECPMLCNVAFHGLLETMRSLEFSPGKEFEVVIVGFDPREKPRLAAAKRLNFLRKYQRPGAERGIHYLTGEAEPIRRMTEAAGFQYFYDEKSGQYAHASGIMIATAEGKLARYFYGIDYPPKDVRLGLVEASKGEIGTPVDQILLLCFHYDPLTGKYGLAIITILRVAGVATVAAMVGFIAISLRRERRLARAGAKRAGAVCGGLPSALGEA; this is encoded by the coding sequence ATGAACCCCAGCGGCACGACAATTCGGCTGGCGCTCGCGCTGGTCTGTGGGCTGGCGGGGGTCGCGCGCGCCGCGGTGCCAAACACGGCGACCTCCGAGAAGTTTCGCGAAGTGCGGATAGAACAGCGGTTGGGACACGCGTTGCCGCTCGACACGGTGTTTACCGATGAAACGGGGCGGCACGTGCGGATGAGCGACTACTTTGGCCAGCGGCCGGTGCTGCTGATGTTCGCGTATTACGAGTGCCCCATGCTGTGCAATGTGGCCTTTCATGGGCTCTTGGAAACGATGCGCAGTTTGGAGTTTTCGCCCGGCAAGGAGTTTGAGGTGGTGATCGTGGGCTTTGATCCGCGCGAGAAACCGCGGCTGGCGGCCGCGAAGCGATTGAATTTTTTGCGCAAGTATCAGCGCCCCGGCGCGGAGCGCGGCATTCACTATCTCACCGGCGAGGCGGAGCCGATTCGGCGAATGACCGAGGCGGCGGGGTTTCAGTACTTCTACGACGAAAAGTCGGGACAGTACGCGCACGCCAGCGGCATCATGATCGCGACGGCGGAAGGCAAGTTGGCGCGCTACTTTTATGGCATTGATTACCCGCCCAAGGACGTGCGCTTGGGCCTGGTCGAGGCATCAAAAGGCGAAATTGGCACGCCGGTCGATCAGATTTTGTTGTTGTGTTTTCATTACGATCCGCTGACGGGCAAATACGGCTTGGCGATCATCACCATCTTGCGTGTGGCGGGGGTGGCGACGGTGGCGGCGATGGTCGGCTTCATCGCGATCTCGCTGCGTCGCGAGCGGCGACTGGCGCGCGCCGGCGCCAAGCGCGCGGGCGCGGTTTGCGGCGGACTGCCTTCCGCGCTGGGGGAGGCGTAA
- the ctaD gene encoding cytochrome c oxidase subunit I, whose translation MTTTSPTTPELSPPSRQTYLDAGYTVRSWLLTKDHKRIAILYLISITLFFFVGGAAAVLFRLDLMTPEGDLVRSETYNKLFTVHGIVMIFFFLIPSIPAVMGNFILPMMIGAPDLAFPKLNLLSWYLFMTGGIFAVAAIVLGGVDTGWTFYTPYSSTYSNTNVMLTAVGAFIAGFSSILTGLNFIVTTHTMRCPGMYWSRLPLFVWSMYATAIVMVLGTPVLAMALLLVAVERGFRIGIFDPALGGDPILFQHLFWFYSHPAVYIMVLPAFGVMSELVPAFSRKRIFGYNFIAYSSLAIAVLGFLVWGHHMFVSGQSVYAGAVFSMLSFMIAVPSAIKVFNWTATLYKGHISYDTPMLFALGFIGLFTVGGLTGLFLATLAVNVHVHDTYFVVAHFHYIMVGGAVMAYMGGLHYWWPKMTGRMYAEGWARLSALIIFLGFNLTFFPQFILGYQGMPRRYHFYVPEFQVLNVMSSAGASILGIGYLIPLVYLLWSLRYGPVASANPWGATGLEWQTPSPPPTENFLETPVVTADPYDYPSETYAEPEPGASSPGPRADLAGV comes from the coding sequence ATGACAACGACATCACCCACCACACCCGAGTTGTCGCCCCCGTCGCGCCAGACCTATCTCGACGCCGGATACACGGTTCGCTCTTGGTTGTTGACCAAGGACCACAAGCGAATCGCGATCCTCTATTTGATCTCGATTACGCTGTTCTTCTTCGTGGGGGGCGCGGCGGCGGTGCTGTTTCGCCTCGACTTGATGACGCCCGAGGGGGATCTGGTTCGCTCCGAAACCTACAACAAGCTGTTCACGGTGCATGGCATCGTGATGATCTTCTTCTTTCTGATCCCTTCCATTCCCGCGGTGATGGGCAACTTCATCTTGCCGATGATGATCGGCGCGCCTGACCTGGCGTTTCCCAAGTTGAACCTGCTGTCCTGGTACCTGTTCATGACGGGCGGCATTTTCGCTGTGGCCGCCATCGTGCTTGGCGGCGTTGACACCGGCTGGACGTTCTACACCCCGTATTCCAGCACCTATTCCAACACTAACGTGATGCTGACCGCGGTGGGCGCGTTCATCGCCGGCTTCTCGTCGATTCTGACGGGGCTCAACTTCATCGTCACCACGCACACCATGCGCTGCCCGGGCATGTACTGGTCGCGGTTGCCGCTATTTGTGTGGTCGATGTACGCCACAGCCATCGTGATGGTGCTTGGCACGCCCGTGCTGGCGATGGCGCTGTTGTTGGTGGCGGTTGAGCGCGGTTTTCGGATCGGCATCTTCGATCCGGCGCTGGGAGGCGATCCGATCTTGTTTCAGCACTTGTTTTGGTTCTATTCGCATCCGGCCGTGTACATCATGGTGCTACCCGCGTTTGGAGTGATGAGCGAGTTGGTGCCGGCGTTCAGTCGCAAGCGCATCTTCGGCTACAACTTCATCGCCTATTCGAGCCTGGCGATCGCTGTGCTGGGGTTTTTGGTGTGGGGGCATCATATGTTTGTCAGCGGCCAGTCGGTGTACGCCGGCGCGGTGTTCTCCATGCTCAGTTTCATGATCGCCGTCCCCTCGGCGATCAAGGTGTTCAACTGGACCGCCACGCTTTACAAAGGGCATATCTCGTACGACACGCCCATGCTCTTCGCGCTGGGCTTCATCGGTCTGTTCACGGTGGGCGGACTGACTGGCTTGTTTCTGGCCACACTGGCCGTGAACGTGCATGTACACGACACCTACTTCGTGGTGGCGCACTTTCACTACATCATGGTGGGTGGCGCCGTGATGGCGTACATGGGCGGCCTGCACTACTGGTGGCCCAAGATGACGGGACGGATGTACGCCGAAGGCTGGGCCCGGCTGTCGGCGCTGATTATTTTTCTCGGCTTCAATCTGACGTTCTTCCCGCAGTTCATCCTGGGCTATCAGGGAATGCCGCGGCGGTATCACTTTTATGTGCCGGAGTTTCAGGTGCTCAACGTGATGTCGAGCGCCGGGGCTTCGATTCTCGGCATCGGCTACCTGATTCCGCTTGTTTATTTGCTGTGGTCGCTGCGGTACGGACCGGTGGCGTCGGCCAATCCGTGGGGCGCCACGGGATTGGAATGGCAAACGCCCTCGCCGCCGCCGACCGAGAACTTTTTGGAGACGCCGGTGGTGACCGCCGATCCTTACGACTACCCCTCCGAAACTTACGCCGAGCCCGAACCGGGGGCGTCCAGTCCCGGCCCGCGCGCCGACCTGGCCGGCGTTTGA
- a CDS encoding cytochrome c, with the protein MMLSLGDILRAALTVMAIMALSGCVQKMADQPRYEPLEASDFFDDGRSERPLVEGTIARGQLQLDDHFFRGRVNGELATTLPMKMSLELLQRGQQRFNIFCAPCHDRAGTGSGMIVRRGYAKPPHFAIDRLREAPVGHFFDVMTNGYRQMPDYAAQVPPADRWAIAAYIRALQFSQHASRDEVPAAELTRLEGAAP; encoded by the coding sequence GTGATGTTGTCCCTTGGTGACATCTTGCGAGCCGCGCTGACCGTGATGGCGATCATGGCGCTTTCGGGCTGCGTGCAGAAGATGGCCGACCAGCCCCGCTACGAGCCGCTGGAAGCGAGCGACTTCTTCGACGACGGCCGCAGCGAGCGGCCATTGGTCGAGGGGACAATCGCGCGCGGTCAACTGCAATTGGACGATCATTTCTTTCGCGGCCGCGTCAATGGCGAACTGGCGACAACGCTGCCGATGAAGATGTCGCTGGAGTTGCTCCAGCGCGGGCAGCAGCGCTTCAACATCTTTTGCGCGCCGTGCCACGACCGGGCGGGGACCGGCAGCGGAATGATCGTGCGGCGGGGATACGCCAAACCGCCCCATTTCGCCATCGACCGCCTGCGCGAGGCGCCGGTGGGGCACTTCTTCGACGTGATGACCAACGGCTATCGCCAGATGCCGGATTACGCGGCCCAGGTGCCGCCAGCGGATCGTTGGGCGATTGCCGCTTATATCCGCGCCTTGCAATTCAGCCAACATGCCAGCCGCGACGAAGTGCCGGCGGCGGAGCTAACCCGATTAGAGGGGGCTGCGCCATGA
- a CDS encoding cytochrome c oxidase subunit 3 translates to MSVSQSRPSTLAHHFSSLEQQFNTARVGMWVFLLTEIMFFGGAFLAYIVYRAAYPAAFSAASTHMNFVMGTINTLVLLCSSLTMAMAVWAAHTDQRDRVGKFLWATMGLGLVFILIKGYEWREHYLHGLVPYWNFPNGKERFSELYPEIELFFSLYFAMTGLHALHMIIGIGVLGVLTHWARQRRLGADWSSPPEVAGLYWHFVDIIWIFLYPLFYLIHA, encoded by the coding sequence ATGTCCGTCTCGCAAAGCCGACCCTCAACGCTGGCCCATCACTTCTCGTCGCTTGAACAACAATTCAACACGGCGCGGGTGGGGATGTGGGTGTTTTTGCTGACCGAGATCATGTTTTTCGGCGGCGCCTTCCTGGCATATATCGTGTACCGCGCGGCGTATCCCGCCGCCTTCTCCGCGGCCAGCACACACATGAACTTCGTGATGGGCACCATCAACACCCTAGTGTTGTTGTGCTCCAGTCTGACCATGGCCATGGCGGTCTGGGCCGCGCACACCGACCAGCGCGACCGCGTGGGCAAGTTTTTGTGGGCAACGATGGGGCTGGGCCTGGTGTTCATCCTCATCAAGGGATACGAGTGGCGCGAGCATTATTTGCACGGGTTGGTGCCGTATTGGAATTTTCCAAACGGGAAAGAGCGTTTCAGCGAGCTGTATCCAGAGATTGAGCTGTTTTTCTCGCTGTACTTCGCGATGACGGGGTTGCACGCGCTGCACATGATCATTGGGATCGGCGTGCTGGGCGTGCTCACCCATTGGGCGCGGCAGCGTCGGCTGGGCGCTGATTGGTCTTCTCCCCCCGAGGTCGCCGGTTTGTACTGGCACTTTGTGGACATTATTTGGATCTTCTTGTACCCCCTCTTTTATTTGATCCACGCATGA
- a CDS encoding cytochrome C oxidase subunit IV family protein has product MSTHVTHSESEATGSPALYVTVFIALVVLTIGTAVCSRLGLGRWEVLVALAFAITKAALVTLFFMHLLQMARLNWVIVAAGLLWLSIAITLTMADYLTRSWYSINTNPSTAVQTLQEVEGHASGSKAPTGESAPAR; this is encoded by the coding sequence ATGAGCACACACGTCACGCACAGCGAGAGCGAAGCGACGGGGTCACCCGCGCTCTACGTTACAGTCTTCATCGCGCTGGTCGTGTTGACCATTGGCACCGCGGTCTGCTCGCGACTGGGTCTCGGGCGCTGGGAGGTGCTGGTGGCGCTGGCGTTCGCGATCACCAAGGCGGCGCTGGTCACGCTGTTCTTCATGCATTTATTGCAGATGGCGCGCTTGAATTGGGTGATCGTCGCCGCCGGGCTGCTATGGTTGTCGATCGCCATCACACTGACCATGGCCGACTACCTGACGCGCAGTTGGTATTCGATCAACACCAACCCCAGCACCGCGGTGCAAACGCTGCAGGAAGTTGAGGGCCATGCCTCGGGGTCCAAGGCGCCGACGGGCGAAAGCGCTCCCGCGCGCTAG
- the coxB gene encoding cytochrome c oxidase subunit II, which produces MDQDFRLWPRQASELAPRVDAIYIALLLMALVMTVLIFFFVIYFSIKYRRGSKADRRLSQGSYLPLELTWSIVPLIVGMVFFVWGAKTYFDQVIAPARAIDVYVVARQWMWKLQHSDGTREINALHVPAGYPVKLTMISEDVIHSFFVPDFRTKQDVLPGRYTTAWFEAKEPGEYHLFCAEYCGTDHSLMRGKVVVLEPADYQAWLQGGTPEPKSRGEALFRRYRCYTCHSGESKVRAPLLEGVFGRTVALADGGSAKVDEGYVRESILRPKAKVVAGYEPIMPSFEGQLSEEDIVDLIQYIQSLSAPAQTP; this is translated from the coding sequence ATGGATCAGGATTTCCGGCTTTGGCCGAGACAAGCATCGGAGTTGGCGCCGCGGGTCGACGCGATTTACATCGCGCTGTTGTTGATGGCCCTGGTCATGACGGTGCTGATCTTCTTTTTCGTGATTTATTTCTCGATCAAGTATCGGCGCGGCTCGAAGGCCGACCGCCGATTGTCGCAAGGCTCTTACCTGCCGCTCGAACTGACTTGGTCGATCGTGCCGCTGATCGTCGGGATGGTGTTTTTTGTCTGGGGCGCCAAGACCTATTTCGATCAGGTGATCGCGCCAGCGCGCGCCATCGACGTCTATGTGGTGGCGCGCCAATGGATGTGGAAGCTGCAACACTCCGACGGCACGCGCGAAATCAACGCGCTGCACGTGCCGGCCGGCTACCCGGTGAAGCTGACGATGATCTCCGAAGACGTGATCCACAGCTTTTTCGTGCCCGACTTTCGCACCAAGCAAGATGTGCTGCCGGGGCGCTACACGACCGCCTGGTTTGAGGCGAAGGAACCCGGCGAGTATCACCTGTTCTGCGCCGAGTATTGCGGCACCGATCACTCGCTGATGCGGGGCAAGGTGGTGGTTTTGGAGCCGGCCGATTATCAGGCCTGGCTGCAAGGGGGAACGCCAGAACCCAAGTCGCGCGGCGAAGCGCTGTTTCGTCGCTATCGCTGCTACACCTGCCATTCTGGCGAATCGAAGGTGCGCGCTCCGCTGTTGGAAGGAGTCTTTGGACGCACGGTGGCGCTGGCCGACGGCGGCAGCGCCAAGGTCGACGAGGGTTATGTTCGCGAATCGATCTTGCGCCCCAAGGCCAAGGTGGTGGCTGGCTATGAGCCGATCATGCCGAGCTTCGAGGGGCAACTAAGCGAGGAGGACATTGTGGATCTGATTCAATACATCCAATCGCTGAGCGCGCCCGCGCAAACGCCGTAA
- a CDS encoding DUF3341 domain-containing protein produces the protein MQSIYGLLAEFDTPEQVVEAARHVHAAGYRRIDGYSPHPVEGLAEALDKHNSRLPLIVLVGGLVGCIGGYLLQWWCQTNAYPLNIGGRPLNSWPAYVPIMFELTVLIGSFSAVFGMLGLNGLPMPYHPLFNVPAFSAASRNKFFLCVEARDPLFSAAGTRQLLERLGPQAVYEVPP, from the coding sequence ATGCAGTCGATTTACGGACTACTCGCCGAGTTTGACACGCCGGAGCAGGTGGTCGAGGCCGCGCGCCACGTTCACGCGGCGGGCTATCGGCGGATCGATGGCTACTCGCCGCATCCGGTCGAGGGGTTGGCCGAGGCGCTCGACAAACACAATTCACGCTTGCCGCTGATCGTGCTGGTGGGGGGGCTGGTCGGGTGCATCGGGGGTTATTTGTTGCAGTGGTGGTGTCAGACGAATGCTTACCCGCTGAACATTGGCGGCCGTCCGCTGAATAGCTGGCCGGCCTACGTGCCGATCATGTTTGAGCTGACGGTGTTGATTGGCTCGTTCTCGGCGGTATTCGGCATGTTGGGTTTGAACGGTTTGCCGATGCCCTATCACCCGTTATTCAACGTGCCGGCCTTTTCGGCCGCATCGCGCAACAAGTTCTTTCTGTGCGTCGAAGCCCGCGATCCGCTGTTTTCCGCTGCGGGCACGCGGCAATTGCTCGAGCGCCTGGGACCGCAGGCGGTGTACGAGGTGCCGCCGTGA